One Alkaliphilus sp. B6464 genomic window carries:
- a CDS encoding glycosyltransferase family 2 protein, which yields MTYEKKVSICMMIKNEEKNLHRCFESIKPVIDSGLAELIVIDTGSEDRSIEIARQYTEKVYEHPWTNNFSEMRNISISYAKGEWIWIIDADEEIENPKEMIKLFKNDLSKYNTISVKIKNYMKTPVVDKETKYAISNFNRGFRNTVDFEYKGAIHNQPMYKNPILSTNVIFGHYGYIWEDKEFVKKKFDRTAGILKKELEKNPENIYYQFQLAVSYSTLDIEQGLMEISKAYELVKKLPYRERGKYIYVHGTYAKIASENRKHSEIIEICKEGLSITQDYIDLWFLLGISYSAINDYDNAINAFKEYLKCNDRFEKTLLSKDPALTFYYFDDETKELALYNIASIYVKKKEHDIALEYINMMKSSDLKSVAVINLGICENMEYVLSDYFKEIYKEEDIRLKFINTFENQRLTIEQKMIFSNRISDFYSINGEESDSYYLLNLIRIHISNDKPLNEDIIEEVLNLNYNELPYYYGDIIVYIIMNDLPIDSFGYIGSVEQVNEFLKYAINNYENMHEKIIHYLYKNENTEHISNLRYWIVLARHVLLAEEMNYDKHMKLFERYVDNGTCYIKSIYHPNVLKEELIYDVKNDEHRFFLFLLKANKVKEKNMKEYIQYLRKALKVYPMRTGIEILMQEIENDHSQSNPEMELLKKHLKDNINLMIETNMIKEAEELIRQYEEIIPEDVEVLLFKSEIALIKLKQLDGSGILN from the coding sequence ATGACATATGAAAAAAAAGTTAGCATTTGTATGATGATAAAAAATGAAGAAAAAAATCTACATCGATGTTTTGAAAGTATTAAGCCAGTTATTGATTCAGGATTAGCTGAGTTAATTGTTATAGATACTGGGTCGGAAGATAGATCCATTGAGATTGCTAGACAATACACAGAAAAAGTATATGAACATCCTTGGACTAATAATTTTTCCGAAATGAGAAATATATCTATATCTTATGCCAAAGGAGAATGGATTTGGATTATTGATGCAGATGAAGAAATCGAAAATCCAAAAGAAATGATAAAACTATTTAAAAATGATCTATCCAAGTATAACACTATATCTGTTAAAATAAAAAACTATATGAAAACACCGGTAGTAGATAAAGAAACAAAATACGCTATAAGTAACTTTAATAGAGGATTTAGAAATACTGTTGATTTCGAATATAAAGGAGCAATTCATAATCAACCTATGTATAAAAATCCTATTTTATCTACTAACGTTATATTTGGACATTATGGCTATATTTGGGAAGATAAGGAGTTTGTAAAAAAGAAATTTGATAGAACTGCAGGAATATTAAAAAAAGAATTAGAAAAAAATCCTGAGAACATTTATTATCAATTTCAATTGGCGGTTTCCTATTCTACATTAGATATAGAACAAGGATTAATGGAAATTAGTAAAGCATATGAACTAGTAAAAAAACTTCCTTATAGAGAAAGAGGAAAATATATATATGTTCATGGTACATATGCCAAAATAGCAAGTGAAAATAGAAAACATAGCGAAATCATTGAAATATGCAAAGAGGGATTATCTATTACACAGGATTATATTGATTTATGGTTTCTACTGGGAATATCATATAGTGCTATAAATGATTATGATAACGCTATCAATGCTTTTAAAGAGTATTTAAAGTGTAATGACAGATTTGAAAAAACCCTACTGTCTAAAGACCCAGCCCTTACTTTTTATTATTTTGATGATGAGACTAAGGAACTAGCACTATATAATATAGCATCTATATATGTAAAGAAAAAAGAACATGATATAGCACTTGAGTATATTAATATGATGAAGTCATCAGATTTAAAATCAGTTGCCGTTATCAATTTAGGAATATGCGAAAATATGGAGTATGTATTATCTGATTATTTTAAGGAGATTTATAAAGAAGAGGATATTAGGCTTAAATTTATAAATACATTTGAAAATCAAAGACTGACTATAGAGCAAAAAATGATATTTTCCAATAGAATTAGTGATTTTTATTCTATAAATGGAGAAGAAAGTGATTCTTATTATTTGTTAAATCTTATAAGAATCCATATATCAAATGATAAGCCATTAAATGAAGATATTATTGAGGAAGTACTTAATTTAAATTATAATGAACTTCCTTATTATTATGGAGATATTATTGTATATATTATAATGAATGATTTGCCTATTGATTCATTTGGATATATAGGTAGCGTGGAGCAAGTAAATGAGTTTTTAAAATATGCTATAAATAATTATGAAAATATGCATGAGAAAATTATTCATTATTTATATAAAAACGAAAATACAGAACATATTTCTAATTTGCGCTATTGGATTGTATTAGCACGACATGTTTTACTTGCAGAAGAGATGAACTATGATAAACACATGAAGCTATTTGAAAGGTATGTAGATAACGGGACTTGTTATATTAAAAGCATATACCATCCTAATGTATTAAAAGAAGAACTTATTTATGATGTTAAAAATGATGAACATAGATTCTTTTTGTTTTTATTAAAGGCTAATAAAGTGAAAGAGAAAAATATGAAGGAATATATACAATATTTGAGAAAAGCTCTAAAAGTATATCCTATGAGAACTGGTATAGAGATACTTATGCAGGAAATAGAAAATGATCATAGTCAATCGAATCCAGAGATGGAATTATTGAAAAAACATCTCAAGGATAATATTAACTTAATGATTGAAACTAACATGATTAAAGAAGCAGAGGAACTTATTAGACAGTATGAGGAAATAATACCAGAGGATGTGGAAGTGCTATTATTTAAATCTGAAATTGCTTTGATAAAGCTGAAACAATTAGATGGTAGTGGAATTTTAAATTAA
- a CDS encoding class I SAM-dependent methyltransferase gives MQNETITKQFKENIKQLIEKGEIKSAKILLKKYRKMEPNDVDAYSMAGIIAMIEGRMVDAEEIFLQGYKLNNSHFDLLYNLGYLYEVKSYIRKALQYYIKARDNAETKEEKIGIEEVIERLGLTQKGNMEFEATRDNKERISLNNNKNENISGESITKYFNNTIDKEIIRCFQNKDFDRIVQEIQRKISHREYHEIIAICNYWLNKINKNTAIIYYFMAVAANGIKDFTNALKYHKKALELDNSLADLRNRKSKYKYNYEERNIACIGCGNEKFEVVNVCNQSISEDNKELINPIRKWVKCTNCNLIYANPLPAEEKLNKYYSEIAKEKFGGIYGDIDARFEFLVNMSNKRLEKIEGYTSGAKTLLDIGTGIGVFTGTALDRGWKAEGLELTPEDCQYAKDKFELELKQENFYLFNEDRKYDVVTLFEVIEHLQTPLKDLKQINKLIKDNGILVVATPIQDTLYGKKMKENNVFWNVVTHLSYFTKDVMLNYLEEAGFEVLEISGSNEGMGRMEFYCRKI, from the coding sequence ATGCAAAATGAAACTATAACGAAACAATTTAAAGAAAATATAAAACAACTGATTGAAAAAGGAGAAATTAAATCAGCTAAAATATTATTAAAAAAATATAGAAAAATGGAACCGAATGATGTAGATGCTTATTCTATGGCTGGAATTATTGCTATGATAGAGGGTAGGATGGTTGATGCAGAGGAAATCTTTTTACAAGGATATAAATTAAATAATAGTCATTTCGATTTATTATATAATTTAGGATATTTGTATGAAGTAAAATCATATATAAGGAAAGCATTACAATATTATATAAAGGCAAGGGATAATGCCGAAACTAAAGAGGAAAAAATAGGTATAGAAGAAGTAATCGAAAGATTGGGTCTTACACAAAAAGGAAATATGGAATTTGAAGCTACTAGAGATAATAAAGAGAGAATTAGCCTTAATAATAATAAAAACGAAAATATAAGTGGAGAAAGTATTACCAAATATTTCAACAATACTATAGATAAAGAAATAATAAGATGTTTTCAAAATAAGGATTTTGATAGAATAGTTCAGGAGATACAAAGGAAAATAAGTCATAGAGAATATCATGAAATAATTGCTATCTGCAATTATTGGTTAAATAAAATAAATAAAAATACAGCAATTATTTACTATTTTATGGCAGTAGCTGCAAATGGCATAAAAGATTTTACAAATGCTTTAAAGTATCACAAAAAAGCTCTAGAGCTAGATAATTCATTAGCAGATTTGAGAAATAGAAAATCAAAATATAAATATAACTATGAAGAAAGAAATATAGCTTGTATAGGTTGTGGTAATGAAAAATTTGAGGTAGTGAATGTGTGTAATCAATCTATTTCGGAAGATAATAAGGAACTAATAAATCCTATTAGAAAATGGGTTAAATGTACTAATTGTAATTTAATATATGCTAATCCTCTACCAGCAGAAGAGAAGTTAAATAAATATTATTCTGAAATAGCAAAAGAAAAATTTGGTGGAATTTATGGTGATATTGATGCTAGATTTGAGTTTCTAGTAAATATGTCCAATAAAAGACTTGAAAAGATAGAAGGATATACATCAGGTGCAAAAACATTGCTTGATATTGGTACAGGCATAGGAGTATTCACCGGTACTGCATTAGATAGAGGATGGAAAGCAGAAGGTTTGGAATTAACTCCTGAAGATTGTCAATATGCGAAAGATAAGTTTGAGCTAGAGCTAAAACAAGAAAACTTCTATTTATTTAATGAAGATAGAAAGTATGATGTAGTTACTTTATTTGAAGTAATAGAGCACTTACAAACTCCACTTAAAGATTTGAAGCAAATAAATAAACTAATAAAAGATAATGGTATATTAGTTGTTGCAACACCAATACAAGATACGCTATATGGGAAGAAAATGAAAGAAAATAATGTATTCTGGAATGTGGTTACTCATTTATCGTACTTTACAAAAGATGTTATGCTAAATTATTTGGAAGAGGCAGGATTTGAAGTGTTGGAGATAAGTGGATCCAATGAAGGAATGGGCAGAATGGAGTTTTATTGTAGAAAGATATAA
- a CDS encoding flagellin N-terminal helical domain-containing protein, with protein sequence MRINNNMMAMNTHRQLGIANNGGAKSMEKLSSGFRINRAGDDAAGLSISEKMRGQIKGLNMASKNGQDGISLIQTAEGALDESHAILQRMRELAVQSANDTNVDVDRNALQAEVDQLAAELTRIADTTEFNTQKLLDGNFSDRTFHIGANENQNLKLSINGMKSTDLSVGTEFTAVTVTGTNAANTLVSGTGANAVTATFYEKGDVIIAASTGVEEVKATQSGYYTADTTTASLFHASSSALEEDAIFIKGADISSQDKANNSITTINDALETVSAERSKLGALQNRLEHTIKNLDTSAENLQASESRIRDVDMAKEMMEQTKQSILQQASTAMLAQANQAPQNVLQLLR encoded by the coding sequence TTAATAACAACATGATGGCTATGAACACTCATAGACAATTAGGAATCGCTAACAATGGCGGAGCAAAATCAATGGAGAAATTATCTTCAGGATTTAGAATCAACCGTGCAGGAGACGATGCAGCTGGATTATCTATCTCTGAAAAAATGAGAGGACAAATCAAAGGTCTTAACATGGCTTCTAAAAACGGTCAAGACGGTATTTCTTTAATTCAAACAGCTGAAGGTGCTTTAGATGAGTCTCATGCAATTCTACAAAGAATGAGAGAACTTGCAGTACAATCAGCTAACGATACAAACGTTGATGTTGACCGTAATGCACTTCAAGCAGAAGTTGACCAATTAGCGGCAGAACTAACAAGAATTGCTGATACTACAGAGTTTAACACACAAAAACTTTTAGATGGTAACTTTAGCGATAGAACATTCCATATCGGTGCTAATGAAAATCAAAACCTAAAGCTTAGCATCAATGGAATGAAATCAACTGATTTAAGTGTAGGAACAGAATTTACTGCTGTTACTGTTACAGGAACTAATGCTGCTAATACTCTTGTATCTGGTACTGGAGCTAATGCAGTTACAGCTACATTCTATGAAAAAGGTGATGTAATTATAGCAGCATCTACCGGTGTAGAAGAAGTTAAAGCTACACAATCAGGTTACTATACTGCAGATACAACTACAGCTAGTTTATTCCATGCATCATCAAGTGCATTAGAAGAAGACGCTATATTTATTAAAGGTGCAGATATTTCTAGTCAAGATAAAGCGAATAATTCTATTACAACTATTAACGATGCATTAGAAACTGTATCCGCAGAAAGATCTAAGCTAGGTGCTCTTCAAAATAGATTAGAGCATACTATTAAGAATTTAGATACATCTGCTGAGAACTTACAAGCATCTGAGTCAAGAATCAGAGACGTAGACATGGCTAAAGAAATGATGGAACAAACAAAGCAAAGCATTCTTCAACAAGCTTCTACAGCTATGCTTGCTCAAGCAAACCAAGCTCCTCAAAATGTACTTCAATTATTAAGATAA
- a CDS encoding YjfB family protein gives MDIAALSTGMGQMKLTQQASVSIMKMAMDTTKVQAVDLTEMLEVNTKIMEQSINPHMGGNIDIRL, from the coding sequence ATGGACATAGCAGCTTTATCAACGGGAATGGGTCAAATGAAACTGACTCAGCAGGCCAGTGTGTCAATTATGAAAATGGCTATGGATACTACCAAAGTACAGGCAGTTGATTTGACAGAAATGTTAGAAGTTAATACTAAAATAATGGAGCAATCGATTAATCCTCATATGGGAGGAAATATAGATATTAGATTATAA
- a CDS encoding nucleotide sugar dehydrogenase: MINNLIENFKNKTSVIGIIGMGYVGLPLALAFAELDYKVIGFDSGEDKVNKIIKNKESYINHIKSDRIKSCVEKENLDATTDLSKIQEVDAIILCLPTPLNKYKEPDLSYVINSLESILPYLKKGQILSLESTTYPGTTEEELRPRIESKGFSIGKDFFLVYSPEREDPGNINFTTRTVPKVIGGSTARCLEMGIALYGDVIDKVVPVSSTQVGELTKLLENIYRAVNIGLVNEMKIVADKMNIDIWEVIEAAATKPFGFTPFYPGPGLGGHCIPIDPFYLTWKAREYGINTRFIELSGEVNAGMPEWVIHKVMEGLNEIGKPLKNAKVLVLGLAYKKNTDDTRETPSVKLMELLRQRGAEVYYSDPYVPSFPKMRDHHFDLESIELNIKNLEKMDCILISTNHDCFDYDFILENSKLIVDTRGVYKKIYKNVIKA; encoded by the coding sequence ATGATAAATAATTTAATAGAAAACTTTAAAAATAAAACTAGTGTTATAGGTATTATTGGAATGGGATATGTAGGGCTACCCCTTGCACTAGCTTTTGCTGAATTGGATTATAAAGTAATTGGATTTGATAGTGGAGAAGATAAAGTAAATAAAATCATTAAAAATAAGGAAAGTTACATAAATCATATTAAAAGTGATAGGATTAAAAGCTGCGTGGAGAAGGAAAATTTGGATGCTACAACAGATTTGTCAAAAATTCAAGAAGTAGATGCTATTATTCTTTGTCTTCCGACACCTTTAAATAAATATAAAGAGCCTGATCTTTCTTATGTTATAAATTCATTGGAAAGCATATTACCATATCTAAAGAAAGGTCAGATATTGAGCTTAGAAAGCACTACTTATCCTGGAACTACTGAAGAGGAGTTAAGACCTCGTATAGAAAGTAAAGGATTCTCAATAGGGAAAGACTTTTTTTTAGTTTATTCTCCGGAGAGAGAAGATCCCGGCAATATAAATTTCACAACAAGAACAGTACCCAAAGTAATAGGGGGAAGTACAGCTCGATGTTTAGAAATGGGGATAGCATTATATGGAGATGTTATTGATAAAGTGGTTCCTGTTAGTTCTACTCAAGTTGGGGAATTAACAAAACTTCTGGAGAATATTTATAGAGCAGTGAATATTGGGCTTGTAAATGAAATGAAAATAGTTGCTGATAAAATGAATATAGATATTTGGGAAGTAATAGAAGCTGCTGCTACAAAGCCCTTTGGTTTTACACCCTTTTATCCAGGTCCAGGATTAGGAGGGCATTGTATTCCCATAGATCCTTTTTATTTAACTTGGAAGGCAAGAGAATATGGTATTAACACAAGATTTATAGAACTTTCTGGAGAAGTAAATGCTGGTATGCCAGAATGGGTTATCCATAAAGTTATGGAAGGATTAAATGAAATTGGGAAGCCCTTAAAAAATGCTAAAGTTTTGGTATTAGGGCTTGCTTATAAAAAAAATACAGATGATACTAGAGAAACACCATCTGTAAAATTGATGGAGTTATTACGACAAAGGGGAGCTGAAGTTTACTACTCCGATCCATACGTCCCATCTTTCCCCAAAATGAGAGATCATCATTTTGATTTAGAATCTATAGAGCTTAATATAAAAAATTTGGAAAAAATGGACTGTATATTAATAAGCACGAATCATGATTGTTTTGATTATGATTTTATTTTAGAAAATAGCAAGTTGATAGTAGATACTAGAGGTGTGTATAAAAAAATATATAAAAATGTTATTAAGGCATAG